GGACCGCCCGCTCGCCGTGCAGCGCGCCCGCGATCGCCCCGCTCATCGTCGCGATGGAGTCGCAGTCCCGGCCGTAGTTGACCGATCCGAGCACCGCGTGCCGGTAGTCGCCGCCGGCCACCAGCAGCATGCCGAGCGCCACGGGCAGCTCCTCGACCGCGTGCAGCCGGGACGGCCGCCGGGCACCGAGCGAGGGGTCGCGGTAGTGCGGGCCCACCGTGTCGAAGGGCGCCACCGCGGCCCGTAGCGGAGCCAGCGCCGACTCGAAGTCCGTGTGGCCCGAGGCGGCTTCGCAGACCGCCTCGATCGCCGCGCGCGTCCCGTCCTTGGCGAGCGCCAGGCAGGTGTCGACGACGGAGGAGGGCGTCGCCCCCGGCACGCAGGCCGCGGCCACGGCGGCCGCGAGGACCCCGGCCGCCTCCCGCCCGTACGAGGACTGGTGCGCTCCGGCGACGTCCAGTGCCTCGGCGTACGCCGCCCGGGGGTGGGCAGCGTTCACCAGGCCGACCGGCGCCATGTACATCGCCGCACCGCAGTTGACGATGTTCCCGGAGCCCGCCTCACGGGGGTCGGCGTGCCCGTAGTGCAGCCGTGTGACGATCCACTTCTCGGCGAGGAAGATCCGCTGGAGGGGCAGCGCCTCGGCCTCCAGCTCCGGGATCCAGCGGGGGCGCGACATCAGGTCGGGCACGAGGTGGTCGGCGACCGCGTACGCGTCGAGGTGGTCGCGCACGGTGTCGTAGACCCGCACCAGCGCGTGGGTCATCAAGGTGTCGTCGGTGACGTGCCCGTCACCCTTGTGGTACGGGGCGATCGGCCGCGCGGTGCGCCAGTCGTCGCCGTGCCAGGGGCCCACGACGCCCCTCACCCGGCCGCCGTGGCGCTCGGCGATCTGCTGCGGGGTCCAGCCCTCGACGGGGCCGCCGAGCGCGTCGCCGACGGCCGCCCCGACGAGTGCGCCGGTGATGCGTTCATCCAGGGTGAGCGTCGTGGTGTCCGGCCCGGCCACTGCGGGCGTTCTGGGTGTCATGCCGGAATTGTCCACCCGGGGTGGCCGGTTCCGTGGCTGCCAGCATCCCGGCGAGTTCGATCAGGTCCGTTCCGGCGAACAGCGGCAGCGCGCAGCCGGCCAGGGTGCGGCAGGACTCCCGCCAGCCCGCCGGGACGGTGCCCGCCCCGCCCAGGGCGCCGGTCAGCGCACCGGCCAGGGCGGGCGCCGAGTCGGCGACCCGCGACAGGCAGGCCGCCGCGGGCACCGCCTGGGCGAACCGGCCCCGGGCCGCGGTCGCCAGGGCCAGGGCGACGGGCACGGTCTCGGCGGCGGCGATCCCGTAGCTGTAGACGTGGTCGACGATCTGGTGCTCCAGCACGGGCACCAGGGCGAAGGCCCCGTCCGGCTCGCCCGCGAACTCCCGGGCCAGACGCACCGCGTGGACCGCGTTCCGGGCGATCTCGGTTCCCTCGGGCAGTTGTCCGAGCGCGGCGTCCACCGCGGTGGTGACGTCCGCCCCGGCCAGCGCCTCGGCGATCGCGGCGGCGATCGCGCGGGCACCGTGCACCCCGTCGCCGTCCTGCGTGTAGCGGGCGTCGAACTCGGCGAGCCCCGCCGCTGCGGCCGGGTCCCCGGGGTGCACCACCGCGAGGACCGCGGCCCGCACACAGGCCGCGTCGTCGAAGTAGTGCGGGTTGTCGTGACCGGTGGCGGGCGGGCGCAGCCCGGCGGCGAGGTTGCCCAGCCCGGCCCGTACCGAGATCCGTGCCCGCAGCGGCAGCACGGCGGACTCCACCTCGGGCGCCCGGGCGCTGGCGGCGGCGACCTTCGCGGCCAGCGCGTTCCAGGACCGGTCGACCGCGTCCCGCATCCGCCGCCCGGGGGACAGGCCCGGCGCGTGGCAGGCCGCCGCGGCCAGCACCGTCCGGGCGGTGAAGGCGGCCCACTCGGCGTCGTCGGACGGCCCGAGCCGGAGGGGTTCGGGCGGCTGGTTCAGCGCGATCGGCACGGGGAGCGTGGTCGTCGCGTTCTGCTCGGCGAAGGTGTCCAGCTCCCGGGTGAGCCGCCGGGTCCACTCGGGCATCCGGGCCGCCCGGTGCCGTGCGGCGGGCCACCCCGCGGCGTCCCCCGCCGCCAGGCCGAGCAGCAGCCCCTCGGTCCGGGCCCGCCGGCCGGGGGCGGGCGTACGGGGCCGCGGGCCCTCCCGGCCCTCCCCGCCCGCCGGGCGCGTCCCGGTGCCGGCGGCGCCCGTGCGGGCGGTCATCGGACAGCCCCCGGACCGGCGGCGCCGGTGGCGGCCGTGGCCGCCGGTCCGGGCACGGCCTGCGGGGCGGCCGTGAAGGCCCCCGGACCGGCGAGAGCCCCGGCACCGGCCGCCCCGCCGTGCCAGGAAGGCGTCCCGGGCCCGCCGTGCCAGGAAGGCGTGCCCGTCCCGCCGTGCCATGAAGGCGCCCCCGTCCCGCCGCGTCCGGGAGGCGCCCCGGGCCCGCCGG
This DNA window, taken from Streptomyces nitrosporeus, encodes the following:
- a CDS encoding ADP-ribosylglycohydrolase family protein; protein product: MTARTGAAGTGTRPAGGEGREGPRPRTPAPGRRARTEGLLLGLAAGDAAGWPAARHRAARMPEWTRRLTRELDTFAEQNATTTLPVPIALNQPPEPLRLGPSDDAEWAAFTARTVLAAAACHAPGLSPGRRMRDAVDRSWNALAAKVAAASARAPEVESAVLPLRARISVRAGLGNLAAGLRPPATGHDNPHYFDDAACVRAAVLAVVHPGDPAAAAGLAEFDARYTQDGDGVHGARAIAAAIAEALAGADVTTAVDAALGQLPEGTEIARNAVHAVRLAREFAGEPDGAFALVPVLEHQIVDHVYSYGIAAAETVPVALALATAARGRFAQAVPAAACLSRVADSAPALAGALTGALGGAGTVPAGWRESCRTLAGCALPLFAGTDLIELAGMLAATEPATPGGQFRHDTQNARSGRAGHHDAHPG
- a CDS encoding ADP-ribosylglycohydrolase family protein, yielding MTPRTPAVAGPDTTTLTLDERITGALVGAAVGDALGGPVEGWTPQQIAERHGGRVRGVVGPWHGDDWRTARPIAPYHKGDGHVTDDTLMTHALVRVYDTVRDHLDAYAVADHLVPDLMSRPRWIPELEAEALPLQRIFLAEKWIVTRLHYGHADPREAGSGNIVNCGAAMYMAPVGLVNAAHPRAAYAEALDVAGAHQSSYGREAAGVLAAAVAAACVPGATPSSVVDTCLALAKDGTRAAIEAVCEAASGHTDFESALAPLRAAVAPFDTVGPHYRDPSLGARRPSRLHAVEELPVALGMLLVAGGDYRHAVLGSVNYGRDCDSIATMSGAIAGALHGERAVPGEWAKTVADASRLDLHAPARTLAEVAREVFGRDTARRRAHESAFAALAGPR